The region TCGGCCTTCATGATCACGTCGGCGATCAGGAAGTTGTCTTCGAACACGCGGCCGACGAAATCCAGTCCCAGCATCGCGCGGGCCGGCGAACCGGCACCATCGCAGGCAATCAGCCAGTCGGCCTCAAGGAAATAATCGCCATCCTCGGTGTGTATGGACACAAGGGTATGGTCTTCCTTGCGTTCCAGGCCGGTGACCTTGTTGCCGCCCCGGATTTCCACCGGCTTGCCTTCCGCCTGCAGGGAGCGCAGGCGTTCGACCAGATAGAGCTCGCAATAATATTGCTGCAGATTGATGAAGGCCGGGCGCTTGTGCCCTTCTTCCGGCAGCAGGTTGAAGTCGTAGACCTGGCGGTCGCCGAAGAAGACCTTGCCGACATTCCACACAACTCCCTTGCGGACCATTTCATCGCCGCACCCGAGCCGGTCGAAGATCTCCAGAGACCGTTTGGAAAAGCAGATTGCCCGTGAGCCAACACTGACCTTGTCGTTGTCGTCCAGAACGACAACCGGAATGTCCGCCTGGGCCAGATCGATCGCCGTTGCGAGGCCGACCGGGCCGGCACCGATGACGACCACCGGATGGCGGACCGGATTGTCGGCTCCCTGGTCCGGGGACCATTTGTACGGATAAAGCGGCGCTTCAAACAGTTTGGTCACTGGGTCTCCTCCCATCTGCCCGCTCCGGGCAACGCATAGGCCCCTTAAGGGAACCCGTTCTGGCCTCTCCGCGTTGACTTTCTGCAAACTCCAAGAGGTGCGACATGAACTTTTTCACACGAAAAGGCCTGCTCACGTCAGGCCGCCGCTGGACGTTCCGGGTTCTGACCGCGGTTCTGTCCGGAGTCGCGCTCGCCCTCATGGTCTTCGGTCCGCTCACGGTCTGGGCCGACAACTGGAGCATGATCGGCATAAGCGTGGTCGCAGCCGAGATACTTGTTCTTTTCGGCGGACTGGCCTGGCTCGGGATGCTGACGCTTTCCCGCCGACGCGATCCCTCGCGGACTGACAAGGCCGCATCCTAACCCGCACTCCTCAGCCGGCCGGCCACCGGATGGCGGTCGAACTCCAGAAAGAATTCGTCCAGCTGCGGCGGGGCCACATCCGTTCCCGCGAGCATGGCATGCACCTGACCGCGGTGATGGATCTGATGCTGGAACAGGTGCAGCAGCGTGTTGCCGATCGTCTCGAACCGGTTGCCTTCCTCGCCCCTGTCCTGCGCGATTTTCCGGTCGAGGTCGTCCGGACCCAACCCATCACAGAACGCCATGAGTTCGCGGTCAACGTGCGCCTGCGCGTCTTTCAGGTCCGCTGCCGTTTTCAGATGCGGAACGTCGAAGACCGAAAGCCCCTTGCCCGTCTCCTTCAGGGAATCGAGATAGTAGCGGTCCACTTCGAAGGTGTGGTTGAGCGTTTCCCGGATCGAGGGAAAGAAACTGACCCGTTCTGCCTCGAAGGCCGCCTGGTCGAGCTTGCAGCAGGCTTCGTACAGCAGCTCATTCGCGTAGGCATTGTTGCGGGCCATCAGGCGGAGATATTCAATGGCTGTGGTCATCGCTCACCCCTGCAGATCCGACCACATCTTCGCATCGCGTTCGGCGGTCCAGATGCGCGGCGTGTCGATGTCGAGCGCTTCGTCATAGGCCCGGGCGACGTTGAACGGCAGGCAGTGCTCATAGATCGCATAGTCGGAGAATTTCGGATCGCAGACGGCCCGGCAGGCGTCCCAGGCTTCCTTGAGCGATCCGCCCCGCTTGGCGACCCCGGCGACGGGAAGATAAGTAGAGCGGACGAAATCGCCGGTGGCGTCCAGCGCCGCATTGACCATCTTGGTGCCGACCAGCGCATCGCCGCGGCCCGGCGCGATGGCGTCGAG is a window of Roseibium salinum DNA encoding:
- a CDS encoding DinB family protein codes for the protein MTTAIEYLRLMARNNAYANELLYEACCKLDQAAFEAERVSFFPSIRETLNHTFEVDRYYLDSLKETGKGLSVFDVPHLKTAADLKDAQAHVDRELMAFCDGLGPDDLDRKIAQDRGEEGNRFETIGNTLLHLFQHQIHHRGQVHAMLAGTDVAPPQLDEFFLEFDRHPVAGRLRSAG